The genomic segment TTTCCGGTGAGTGGCCGCCTCTCGAAGAAGAAGACGATGCTATGCTAGGTGTATCCATGGTGTAGCCAACCTTTCATAGGTGCTTCTGTGTGAGGGAGGGTGGCTGAAAACCCAGGGTTTgggtcccagcatctccagccaaAGACCTCCAGCTCCAGAGAGTTGCTGCCTGCCAGAGTGggcaatgctgaggcagctgagcTCAGGGGCCAGGACCCCCCATGAGTGGCGGAGCAAGCTCATAAATCCAGCCCCAAGTTCTGTTTCCCTTGCTTTGGAACGCCTGTCCACTGGAGCCTCTGAACCCTCCTTTTTCTGTGCATTCCCTTGCAGGCTTACGACTCCAGCAGTATCTTTATTTCCAAGTGCTCAGCCCGGGGGACATCCGATACATCTTTTCCGCCACGCCGGCCCGGGATTTTGGGGGGGTGTTTGTAAGTATGAGAGCGAGACCTGCTGAACTAACGTTCCTTCGCCTCCTGAGTGTTCGGTCTGATGGAGGGGAAGTGAAATTAAGTTTTTAATTTAATTGGAATAAATAACAGCAGGTTAAAAACAGCAGTGATATTTCCACAGGGTGTCGTTGCATGGGTGGGGCCATGTATAGGTAGGTAGATGGATGgtaactttggccccaaccaaaaggctggcggaagagccccgtcTTGCAGAAATTGggctaactccagcagggccttgatctcctctgggagctcgttccaccaagtaggggccaggatgcaaaatgtcctggccctggttgaggccggatatacctccttggggccagagaccaccaactggttggtttTGGAAGAACAGCCCATTCTTCAGTGAGTATAGATAGAGAGGACCCCTGGATGTGTCCCTCCTGCTGCGTAATTTCAGCAGCTGAGCTGGTGTCTTGATTGGGTCGTGTGTTGGCTCCTTGACTCTTCTAGAACACAAGATACGAGCAGATTTATCTGGTGCCTGCAGACCCTCCCGAGGCGTGTGGCGTACTGAACAACGGCGTTTTTGTCGAGGGCCAGATCGCCTTAGTGGAACACGGGTGAGTTTTCTCGCAAAGGAAGGCTAGTTCTAGACTAGAGAGGCAGAACCTCTGGAATGGACtgccggagagggggggggggcttccccccactggtggtcttcaagcagcagctggacagatcctggatgctttcggctgatcctgcactgagcagggggtgggactagaatcCGGGGTGGCCaaccggtggctctccagatgttcacggactacaattcccatgggcccctgccaagtggcaggggcccatgggaattgtagtccgtgaacatctggagagccaccggttGGCCACCCccggactaggtggcctgtatgacctCATCCAGCTCTAGGATCCTATGATCAtaacccaacctttcttcacttttttaccattgagaaccccctgaaaccttcttcaagaaaccccagaggtggcacgatcatgcagaatatgtttgggaagcatggctgtggacacgccccctggaggctcctccccttcccaccccctccaggcccatctttggccattttgggaggggtgggcgggtgagtcgacatgaccatatacggtcatagcacccgataaatgttttaacaaatttaaaaaatgaactcccacccttttgggaagccctggctgagaaagcccgttCGAACTCTGTGTTCTGTCTCCGCCAGGGGCTGCTCGTTCCTGTCCAAGACCCGCGTTGTCCAAGAGCACGGGGGTCGTGCGGTCATCATCGCCGACAACGCTTATGGCGGCTCCTACGTGGAGATGATCCAGGACAGCCCCGGCCAGACGGCTGATATCCCTGCCCTCTTCCTGCTCGGGAGGGACGGGTGAGTGGCCGAGGGCTGGACAGCCCCAGGTGTGAAGCTGGTCGGCCCGGCCAAAAAGACGGCTTGGTGGCCTGCGCCTTTCAGGTGGCTCCCTCCCAGCTTGGATGCCGCGTCTCCGTTTTAGGAAGGTAATTGTGTCATGGTGAAgagagcagcctctaatctggagagcctgatttgattccccacttcctcctccgcatgctgggtgaccttgggccagtctccgttctcttagagctgttctcacagagcagttcttgcagagctctctcagctcttcctacctcacagggtgcctgtggtggggagaggaaagagaaggcgattgggaCTCCTTGGGTTACTGAAAAGGTGGGTTAAAAAGAACCCTGATGCTCTTCATCTTCACCATCTGTCTGGTCCGCcccacacggtggccaaccagttccgctGGAGGGCCGACAACAAGCACattggccgaggccttcccctgtaaTTGTGGGGTTATTGAGTGGAATGCAACCCGCTGCGAGACGGTCTCAaaagcagcgggatataaatcgaataaatacagtatttgctggcgtataagactactttccccccctgaaaaacatgcctccaagtgggggggggggtcgtcctatacgccgggtgcccttcagttgggatagacagagctgcccatagtggcccatagtactgtaatgtaatgcaacaaactctatattttgagtggaaatgttggggggtcgtcttatacgccggcaaatacagtagatTCAATTCCATGTATGTTATTAGGGAccattttcatttgttttcaataaaattcctttttattaattCCTAGAATTGCCactgtctaagacaggggtagtcaaactgcggccctccagatgtccatggactacaattcccaggagccccctgctagcattcgctggcaggggcttctgggaattgtagtccatggacatctggagggccgcagtttgactacccctggtctaagattTCTTGCTGGATGTTCGTATACTCGGGTGGAGTCTCTCGCTTGATACTGCTGCTTGTGTTGCTTATTAGTCtcctaaattaataaattaataaataacaataatagttgccttctggttctgggattcagcaACTTGGGTCCTCTGTTCATGGGGCATCAGCTGTGAGTCCGTGGTGGGCTGGCCAAGTGTCTGCTAGTGGGTGGGTTTCCTGCCAAGTGTGCCAGAGTAGTTGGGCCTTTTGCTGAGAGAGGCCCTGCCAACCCCCAATGAATTGTCCCGTGGGTTTTCGTAGGGCTCACTTTGACTTGTGGGGATGGGAGgattcccctcctcctcttccttggggGGAAGCACAGCTTGTCAGAACCAGAATTGGATTAAAAATAAACTCAGGGAGGGCTGAAGTGGGAGCATCTGGAAATAGAACAGGATTCAGTGAAGCAGGCAacgttttagagcaggggtagtcaaactgcggccctccagatgtccagggactacaattcccatgagcccctgctggcaggggctcatgggaattgtagtccacggacgtctggagggccgcagtttgactacccctgttttagagagtATGGAGCCGCCTTATCCTGAAACAGACCCCCGATGGAGCGTTGTCCACTCAGGGTCTTTTTAatcggagatgccggggattgaacctgggacctcctgcatgccaagcaaaggctctttTCCACTGAGCCAATGTAATGGTCAGAAGAGAACTCAACTGCAGTGTCAGGTTTGTTGGTTGTGTGAATTCTCAGGTGTAGGCCACCTTGTCTGTGTGTCAGATTCAGACAACCTTTTTGGGCACGATAGATGCCTTTATCCGAATACACCAATAAAGTTGCAGGCGAGGACATATGAGCTACGATGCCTTATTTGATGCCAATTTGATACCGTCAATGGGAGATTTATTCTTGAAACGGCAAACAAAATTCTGGCTGTCACTCAGGATCGTTTTTACCATTCGCTTCTCTTCTACGCAGTCGTATTTCGATTTAATCATACAAATGCCTAGAAGATGTCGATCCGTCAAAAACGCAGGACGGCCagacagtatttattttatttgtgggatttttatactgccgctcccagcaagcaggctcgtggcggtCCACAACAGTGTCaacaaaacaatatacaatcTAAAATTATACAACCCGGTTTATAAAAACTCAGCACTCCCCCAACAACAGATAAAATGGCGGCACGTAAAAGAAATCGCAGCAGTGCAGCTGCATTGGCACAGAAGAGTTCTTCCAGCAAACAGAATCTGAAGGAAACGGCCCCCAGATGAATTTGATGGGGAGATTCTGAGCCGAGCAGAGAGACAGGCTCTTTTAAGACGGTCGTCGTCTCGTATTGATAAGGAGGTCGGCATTGATTGATATAGCAAAGGGCTGTCTTTGCGTTACCCGCTTTAAGACTGTCTGTCCTTCATCCCAGAGTAAAGACGAGTCATCTAATCCGAAACAGGGAAGTTTGTGAAGAGTTCACTGAATACTTATTTTTGACTGTTTCATTTCgtgctttctctctctgctctctctccctcAAGAGTGGTTGTGAACTGAAAAGCCCACAGcccataatgcaggggtagtcaaactgcggccctccagatgtccatggactacacttcccatgagcccctgccagcattcgctggcaggggctcatgggaagtgtagtccatggacatctggagggccgcagtttgaccacccctgccataacGCATCACGGGGTCGGTCCTCCTAAGAGGTACTGCACGGATCCAGGTTTGGCTTTGCTTGCTGAGTCCCATTGGGTCCCCCTCTTTTTCAGGTCCATGATTCGGCGTTCCTTGGAGCAGCACGGGCTCCCGTGGGCCGTCATCTCCATCCCCGTCAACGTCTCCAGCATCCCGGCTTATGAGCTCATGCAACCCCCGTGGACCTTCTGGTAGCCAAGAAGAGAGCCCGCTGTGGACAGACCTGGGGCTCAAGGAGCTGCTccgactggggggggagggggaggtcaggaCTCCGAACCCCGACTCTGCTGGCTTGGAAGGAAGCAGGGCTTTCCGTGGCTGGTCTGGAACCCGACTTCTGAGACTTCTCATGTGTAGAGGAGGTTTGTCGACCCTGAGTCAGACCACAGATGGAAAGCAGCTTCTTCAGCCTCTAAGTGGGGCCGTGTCAGGATCTTGACTGTGCAAAGCAAGAGCTCAGGGATGCCAaatctgagctgggaaatacctggaggctctgggggtggagctaggagtgggcgggatttgaggcagggagagaTCACAGTCTTGCATAATGCTATAGAcaggtctaccctccaaagctgattTGTTTCGTCTGGCCATGAGCTGTGagcccaggggatccccagttcccaccggAGACTGGCATCCGTACAGAAGCCCCACCTTACGGCTGCCCCCGAGAATACACTTGCAGGCCCGGAATATCTCAAGGTCCAAGGAGTAAATCAGGGACCCACGGCCTTGTTCAGCCTGCAAGCACCAATGGCGTTCTGCTAGcccagccacaagatggctgcacaaaatggctcccccaggaggaggagcaagccagaaaatggcagccagagctTGCCTGCAGTCAAACAGTATAGGCCCTTGGGCTGTGGTGGCGGCATATTTGATTTTTAAGTGGCACTGTGAGGCAAGTCTCCAGCAGCCAATCCTGCTGGGCAGGAGCCCCACCCCCTTTCTGAAACCTCTTGGCTGtccccagggaagggaaggggaccccCGGAATACGCAATTGTAAGGGGAGGCTGCTTAAAAGCCTCAAATGGGTGGGTTTTACTGGACCGTCAGTTCTAAAGCAAAATTGGTTGGTTTTGCCTAACGCCAGATGTTGCAGTCCTCCCCTAAGAGATGGCTACAGCGGCTGGTTTCCCAATTGACGTATGATCCAAGTGAACTAGGAAAAGAGCTGGGTTGCCATTTTTTCCCATGTCCTTTATGTACCTTTCTGGGTTGCCCTTTTTTTACAGCCACCGATCCCCTTGCATTGTGGACACACCACACGGAGCGGCCTTATCAGCGAAtcagactctccagggtctcaggcgaaggtctttcccgtcacctcctgcctggcccctactactggagatgccagggattgaacctggggccttctgcatgccaagcagaggctctcccactgagccacggcaCCTCCCCAAACAGAACCTTGGgtcatcaaggccagtattgtctactcaggctggcagctgctcttcggggccttgggcagaggtcttccacatcacctgcttaattggagatgtcagggattgaacctgggaccttctgtatgccaagcagaggttttaGCACTGAGCCGCGGGTCCTCGTAAATGACGCTGCCTTATCCTGAGTGAGATCCTTGGTCCAGCAGCTTTCCAGAATCTCGTGCCGAGCTAGCACacgctacctggtccttttacctggggattgaacctggggctttctgcaggGAAAGGAGAGCCCCTTCTGGGCAGGGGGAACCTTGTGAGTCGTGTCTCCTGTTCCTCACAAATAGCAGGCTCCTCCGTGGGCATCCAAGCTAGATGctgtttccccttcccttctgagctGTCGTGGCCCTGCTCAAGGGAGCTGGGCAGGTTATGTTCTCGGTGGATGGGACAGGATTCCTGCCCTGCTCCCCAGTTTTATAGTAGTTGTATAAAAACAGgagctctccctcctccctttataCTAGCTAAATGAGTCTTAATAAAAATTGTACTTGTTTTGGGTGTGCCCTCGTGTTTTAAGAGTCCAAAGCCCCACTAAAAATGTTGTAACCAGTCACAAGCCGGTGAGCCTGGGAATGTCAGCATAGAAAGCGaaattaataaacaaaataaaaatgaatgccaaaCGATTTGGAGCTGAGTGATAGGAAAGCATACAAgatgttggttttataccctgcttttcgctgcctgaaggagtctcaaagcggctcacagtcaccttcccttcctctccccacaacagacaccctgtgaggtgggtgaggctgagagaggcctgagatcactgaagaagaagaagagttggttctcatatgccacttttccctacccgaaggaggctcaaagcggcttacagtcgccttccctttcctctccccacaacagacaccctgtggggtgcgtgaggctgagagagccctgagattactgaagaagaagaagagttggttcttatatgccgcttttccctacccgaaggaggctcaagggggcttacagtcgccttccctttcctctccccacaacagacaccctgtgaggtgggtgaggctgagagagccctgagattactgaagaagaagaagagttggttcttctatgccgcttttctctacccgatggagtctcaaggcttccagtcaccttcccttcctctccctgcaacagacaccctgtgagggaggggaggctgagagagccctgatagaagaGCTCTGtgacaacaggactgtgacaagcccaaggtcacccagctggctgcatgcagaggagcagggaatcaaacctggcttgccagaacaGAAGCCGCTGCTCTGTGACCCACTACAAGAGATCTGACACCGCTTTCTGTGCTCCTGGCAGTATTCACGCATGAACGAGCAAGAAGCCAAATGTGCTGAGAATCTCTGACTGCCCAGAGTTAAGACACAGTGACAGATCGAGAAAAAGGGTATTTGCATAGACAGCTGGAACTTCTTGAAAAGGAGCCAAGAGAAGTATGTAGTTATCACCTGGCGTGTGTGTTGGGTAGCCCGGTTTGGCCCAGgctcacccagcgggctgcatgtggagaagcagtggggaaccaaaccctgctcaccagagtCCGCGGCTTTAAACTACGCTGGCTCCAGGCATGGCAAAGCTGTTGAGTTTGCTCCCATCCCACAGCTCCTGCCCGTGGCAAGAAGATTCCCACCTTCCCTGCCATGACTTTCAAGACATTGGTGCCACGGCCTTGGGATCCACCTTTCAAAACAGCCATCAGTGAAACAGCAGCTagaaaatggggagggttaaaaaaaaaagcagagcgACTCCACTTCAGAGTGCAAAAGGGTCTATTATTGCATGTCGCGTGCTTCCGGCAGAACCGATTAATGTGGtgcgccctgccctgcccggaaGGCAGCAGCCTCTGCATAGAAGTCAGCTTTCACAGTCTCATTGCAAAGGGGCCTACAGAACCTGGGAGAGGACCTGGGGAACACAGACAGAGGGCAGGCCAAGCAGCTCTCTTCATCTGCAAGGCTGGGTTGCACATCGGGGTGCCTGATACGGAGGCCAGATCCAgcgtgggaaactcctggagattttgggggatggagcctggggaggacaaggaactCTGGGGCACCAAGCCTGAGagtccgccctccctccctccctccctccc from the Paroedura picta isolate Pp20150507F chromosome 10, Ppicta_v3.0, whole genome shotgun sequence genome contains:
- the PRADC1 gene encoding protease-associated domain-containing protein 1, which produces MLFGGFPLSPTRSLSVERGRDERKAHQWHDPGPGLPANERRPGGGPLRPGSLRVLQRFARPGRAGRGASTAPEMPGVGPGWPAALLCLCSAVHGLRLQQYLYFQVLSPGDIRYIFSATPARDFGGVFNTRYEQIYLVPADPPEACGVLNNGVFVEGQIALVEHGGCSFLSKTRVVQEHGGRAVIIADNAYGGSYVEMIQDSPGQTADIPALFLLGRDGSMIRRSLEQHGLPWAVISIPVNVSSIPAYELMQPPWTFW